The sequence AACTAGCTGATATCCTTCTTTGTTTGGTGAGCACCATAGCTAAGATAAAATTAGACCCGAATTTACTCTCTACTCCTATAACcaaaaaaatctaagataaaaaatttaatttgtcttACTATATTCTTTCCAGCCATTAATTGAGATGTAATTATGAAAGATTAAAATTGCCTTAAAAAGGGGTTGTAATAGCAGCTATCAAAGCAATATTCAAGCATGATTTTGAGTTTCCTTTCAGGTTTAGAGTTAGCCTTCTTTGTCAAAAATCTTCACAACTTCATCAAAAACCTGTAAAGgacaaaaataatagtaattttaaaagcaGGTATTATTAAAACACTATATGGCTAAGTTCCTGCTAAAaggtcaattttttaaataaattttcaagatgtatcattaaaaaaatactgtaattcCTTGGTTTTATCTGTTTTACTTTACACAATGGCATAtaatatcataaatacataattgTGAACAACATACATTCAATTTTATTAGTGGTTTCAGGACAAAACAAACTTCTTGATCAGTAGCAATTATTTGATAAAATGTAAACTGAAGTagcttatttttctacttttgatTCTAAAGCACTAAGTTCCCTGATGTATCACCTCACCTCTATGGGAAGGAGTAATGGATAAAAAACCAATAGAactggggctcagttggttaaacatctgccctcagctcagatcatgatcctagagtcttggggtcactccctgctcagcaagagtctgcttctccctgtccctctctctttctcccctgctcatgctcactatctctctcaaataaatacataaaatcttaaaaaaataaaaaaaataaaaaaataaacctagaatTATGTGATAAACAAGAAAGGTCCAGAAAGAAAGACTCAGGGAGTCAAGGCGAGAGGAGTTGGATTAAGAGACACCAGAAAAAGCTGCTGGGCACTGAGGGCTTGCATAGCAGTTTAGAAATTATGGATTTTTGGAGGAGGTGAGAAGAGCTAGGTCTGGAAGACCTACTCCCCTGGAGCTCTGTGCTCTGTGATGATAAGTTGGAAGCAGCCTGGGGCCCTTGAGGGGCCCCATTCacattagatatttttaaaaatgaacatggtCCAAATCACAGTTCTCAAAATGCCAATTTTCCAGTGCTTGAAAAAAGAGGTTTGGAATTAATAAACCATCCACTTCTTGTGAAGAACAAGTCTCAAGTTGTAAAATCTATTTTAGATGTTattcaaaatggagaaaaaaaatctcattttccattttgtctCCGGGgtctttaaaagcaaacaaactaatCTGCCATTTCTCTTTGTCTCCTGCCTACCTACCCCACCGCCCCCACTAAATCACATTTTTACTTGACTTTTAAGGCAAGCTAGGGATACTCACCTCGTCAACAGACTTAGAGGCATCTATTTTCTTGACTTTCCCCATTTCTTCATATAAGTCAATAATTGGCTTTGTTGATTGAAGATAGGTCTGAATTCTGCAAAAGCAGCAAATAATGCTCAAGATTCTAAGTACTCCCTCATTCTTCCCCAGGTTATAGGACTGCTCAGAGCACAACCCAGATCCAACCCAACCGACTCCCTTATCATCTTCTTAGACCagacattttacatatttaagcatcccattttctttttctgggcaAATTGAGGCAGGTATTTAATCTGCTCCTCAAGTTCCAAACTGAGTCTGAGGTGGCAATGTGTAAATTCTGCAAAGTACCTCTTTTCCAAGCTCTCTCTGTTGTCATCACTTCTACCACTGCTCTTTCCCCTCTCAAGACATCGTTCAATACAGatctaaaaagagaaataaataaaacagtcgttacaaaaaaaaaaaaaaatgtgaatttgctGTTCACATTTGCCATTCTTTTaacctgaaaagagaaaaaagtttgaAGAGATTACAAAGAACCCGACATTAAAACTAATTTGTCTAATTCATTAATCAACATGCAaagtccttttaaatttaaacatgtGGTTCAATTTATATAAACTAGGTTAAATAAGTACAGAGCATAATAAGAATTCATTCATGACTCAGTTTTTcctgtgtacttttttttaaaaccgcAATAAAAAGAAGATCTGTATGTGTATGCTTCCATCTAGGATATATTATTAACTTATTAGGTATGAATTACATGCCTCAAACTTTGTTCCATTTTGCTTACTTTTTGATAATTCcataaatatccaaatatttaaGAGTCAACATATTTGCATTTGAATAAAGTATCCCTTGTTAATCGTGAATAAACATTCCTTAGTTATAAAGCTGCGGTAACATTCTAAAGTTAACTTTGAAGAATAagtgaaaacatatttttggGAGTTGGAAAAagagttacattttaaaacaactcAAAGGCTGCAGTAAGTCTCTCCACCAGAGGCACATTTGCAATTCAACCCAAGAATAGCCAACTTCCTTCAAGGCAGTACTTTAGATTCTTATTCTTTCAGGCTGTTGGCATTAATTTAATGAAGTTATATTACAGCTGTCAAACAGTCAGGCCTTCTAATTAAATGATTCTGAGAAattcatttagttatttaaaGGTATGTCTGGGTATGTTATTAGAAGTACCAGGAAGAAAAAAGGCTTTCCTGCTTTTCTCAAGATCATTtcactcttagaagaaaaattaaacttttttttcccaaaccaaCCAAGCTAtcttacatgtttcttttttagttttaatgtcGGGTTCTTTGTAATCTCTTCAAACTTTtttctccccgcagggagccttcttctccctgaacctatgtctctgcctctctctctgtctctcatgaataaataaagcctttaaaaaaacaaatacttgttattttgaaaataaagcaaatttcagGCCCACAAGATTGCTGATGCCAAATAGTTTTTAGTAGTGCAGCCTCAAGATAGTGCTGTTCCATCCATCCAATTTGCCAGTTCAAGTAATATTGTTGccaatataaaatgtaaatataaaagtcactttgtttttctctaataGTGACCATCAGTTGCTTAAAGACCATGAGCAGATGAAGGTTTTCATTACCTCATTATTACAgtcaaaaaacagaacaaaagacacATCTGCTTTCCCATCCATGGTCTTATTCCAACCTTGAAGGTTGTCTTGATTTCTTGGAAACCCATCAATCAAGAATTTATTCTTCTGAGCATTGGCAGCCATTGTCTGATCCATTtcctaaaagaaaaggaagattcaGGTTCAACACATTAACGAAATCCAATTTCTTAAGCCGGGTGAGGGAGATAtaagtattttgttattattattattccttaaaTCATCAGTAAAGAGTGGAGGGCGCatagaagaaaaaagacttaaaggaaataatccaatatacatatacatacacatacaatgtttttttctgcagttTCTAAATTTTTTACAGTAAGCATTTATTACTTTCACATATACATTCACAAAGTTATgaatagcagaaagaaaaaaaaataagcattaacCAGTACCTTTGCTCCAGCTACTAGAGACCCCATCttgccttcccctctcccctcccaagTCATTTTGCTATAGGAAGAAGTATGCTGCTTCTGCAGGCATTCAGATTCTCCGCAATAATTCAAGTCCAATTGCACAAAGCTTTGGACAAATATAAAGAGACTGCAAGCATTAATTATTAGCATAAAAGTTAATACATTTTTGACTGAagctaattaaattttaaatgccaCTGGCTACCCCAAAACACAGGTAGCAGAGGAAAGAATACAAGCAAGGAAGACAGCAAGAGTAGCATGCTTCACCATTCCTAGCCAAAGTCTGAGACCGGAATGTTGAAATATGTGAATGGGAGGTGCAGGTCCCTAGTTTCCAAATCTTCACCACTGCCAGCCACCATGGGGTATGCACTGATGCAGAACTCTGACCAATTCTGGAGCAACCTCTATTCCAAAGCACATCAACATCCAGTCCCCTCAGTGCTCAAACTGCTCCTTGTTTCTCACGAAGAACAAAGGCTGTCAGGTCCTCTAATTCCTTTATCTAAAAGTTGGCTTTATCCCAGCATTTGCTTCTCCAATATCCTCTAGTAATACAAAACTTTCACAGAATATTTTTGAGCCCCTGCTACAGCATTTCTACCCTGATTATGACAGAGGAAGATATCTGAAGAGGTGTGCTACTCACTCAACATACATTTATTCAAGGCCTAATTACCAGGGAACATGAACAGTAACATGGCTCTTGGGAGGCTCACGGTTCAGCAGGTAACAATTACATGTAAGTAAATGTGCTAAGTTCTATGAGGACATAGGAAAAGATGCAATGATAAGACaacaaaataaagcacaaattaccAGGGAAACTGCCCAAGAGAGCTTTATCAGAGAAATGGCAGTGGAGCTAAGTCCTAAATAGCAAAGTGGCAAGCAGATGGGAGTCAAGGTACTCCAGATGATGTAAACTGGATATATAAAGGCTCAGAAATGAGAAAGCATAACAATTTTAATGAATCTGAAGTAAGCTGAGAAAACTGAATattaagacacacacagagtggtGAAAGATAGGACTAAAAAGTAGGTAGGGGTAAGATTAATGAAGAACTTATTACACCACACTAAGGAACTGCTCTTTATTCTGGAAGCAACAAAGGATTGCTAAGGAATTTTAAGCAAATATGCTTATATCaccttctggaaaaaaatcaccctgactagggtgcttgggtggctcagtctgttgagcatggactctggatttcagctcaggtcgtgatctcaggtttgtgagatggaGCCGTGTGACAGGCTTTGTGATGGGCtctgcagtctgcttgagattctctctctccctcctgctctgccccactcccctgctcacactcactctctagctctaaaaaaaaaaaaaaaaaaaatcaccctgatTGCAACATGAAGGATGAATTAGAAGGGGTAAGCATGGATTAAAGGCAAAAAGATTCATGAGGAGGCTCTAGTGATGGTCAAGGTAAGGAAAAGAGGATCTGAACTAAGGTGACagtggtaaaggagaaaaaaaaagactatatcaAAGACAGTTAAGAGGAAGATAATTGAAAGGTTTGTTCACTGAATTTGGGAAATTGAAGAAGTGGAAAATACAAGATGGCTGGCTCCGAGATTTCAGATTTGGGCACAAATGGTAGAACCATTAACCAGGAAAGGAGATAAAGGGTgattacatttcatttcatttcatttttttatttaattttttaaatttttatttacttattcaagagagagagagagacagacaggcagagggaaaagcaggctccattcagggagcccgacgtgggactcgatcccaggtctccaggatcaggccctgggctgaaggcggcactaaactgctgagccacccagactgcccggGTGATTACATTTTAGATGATACACTGATACACTGAGACAGTTGCCAAATATTCAGATGGATATCTAATCGGTCTGGAGTTCAGAAAAAAAGTTGTGTCTAGAGCTATAGATTTTAGCATTTATTAGTATAATGAAAGCCTTGGACATGGCTAAAACCATCCAGCATGAAATACATAAAAGGAGAAGAGGACTATGGATAAAACCCTGAGAACATCATGGTTTAGGAAACTTGCAAGGAGATGTAAAAAACAATAGCCATTGAAATaggaaagaatcaagaaaaacaGTGTCACAGAGAACAAAGAAGTTTCAAAAAGACAGTGAATAAAGTTAAGTACTATAAGAAAAATGACCAAAGGGGTGTGAGAGTGGCtgagtccattaagtgtctgccttcagctcaagtcatgatcctgaggtcctgggaccgagccctatattgggctccctgctcagtggggagtctgcttctccctcccctactCCTggctctctctaacaaataaattcttttttaaaaaagagaaaaataacgaAAAATATCCCCTAGATTTGATAAGGAAGATCACTGCTAACAATAGCAAGAATAGTTTCAATGAAGATGGAAGTAGAACCTGACCACAGAGGGCTGAAGAGCAGAACgtgaaaaagtaaaatgtgacCACTTTTTCACAATACTGAGTGATAAAGTGGAGACAAGGCATTTAATCCAGAGAATAGGGAGAGAGGATATATTCTGAAATGGAAGCAGGTTATTCCAATCTCTGAAACAAAAGGTAAGAATGTGTGTAAATGAGCCACTCTTCCACCTCAAGTTTCTGTGATTCCATCCAGGTGCTCATATGTATCTCTTTTCCACTAGGTTTCAACTATTTCTTGGCTGTTTTCACTCCTGCATTTCTCCTTTACTGTTTCTTATATGTCAA comes from Canis lupus baileyi chromosome 13, mCanLup2.hap1, whole genome shotgun sequence and encodes:
- the CMPK1 gene encoding UMP-CMP kinase isoform X1; the protein is MVSRCGRRLLHVLGLSFPLLTRPPLFLCPRRLMKPLVVFVLGGPGAGKGTQCARIVEKYGYTHLSAGELLRDERKNPASQYGELIEKYIKDGKIVPVEITISLLKREMDQTMAANAQKNKFLIDGFPRNQDNLQGWNKTMDGKADVSFVLFFDCNNEICIERCLERGKSSGRSDDNRESLEKRIQTYLQSTKPIIDLYEEMGKVKKIDASKSVDEVFDEVVKIFDKEG
- the CMPK1 gene encoding UMP-CMP kinase isoform X2, whose protein sequence is MAGQHYSILSDLVSYYPIPRPNASFKYGYTHLSAGELLRDERKNPASQYGELIEKYIKDGKIVPVEITISLLKREMDQTMAANAQKNKFLIDGFPRNQDNLQGWNKTMDGKADVSFVLFFDCNNEICIERCLERGKSSGRSDDNRESLEKRIQTYLQSTKPIIDLYEEMGKVKKIDASKSVDEVFDEVVKIFDKEG